The following proteins come from a genomic window of Lachnoclostridium phytofermentans ISDg:
- a CDS encoding RnfABCDGE type electron transport complex subunit D: MKDMYNVSASPHVRSGVTTAQIMRDVAIALMPACLFGIYQFGFSAFLVLLVSVTSCVVSEFLYERLMKHPYRPYECSALVTGLLIGMNMPATIPVWIPMVGGVFAIIVVKQLYGGLGQNFMNPALAARCFLSICFTSRMTTFAVDAFTNSGTSSRTLYLFNYGYAGLDGVSGATPLAAMKASEAAPSLLDMFFGFHGGVIGETSAMMLLIGACYLLYRRIISLRIPLTYIATFAVFIILFSGKGFDVEYVLAQILGGGLILGAFFMATDYVTCPITKYGQILFGVCLGALTGLFRVFGGSAEGVSYAIIFCNLLVPLIEKITMPRGFGMGGKKLAK, translated from the coding sequence TTGAAAGATATGTATAATGTCTCTGCATCACCGCACGTGCGTAGTGGTGTAACGACAGCTCAGATTATGAGAGATGTTGCAATTGCGTTAATGCCTGCTTGTTTATTTGGTATTTATCAATTCGGTTTCTCAGCATTTTTGGTATTATTAGTTTCGGTGACATCCTGTGTGGTATCCGAGTTTTTGTATGAAAGATTAATGAAACACCCATATCGTCCTTATGAGTGTAGTGCTCTAGTTACCGGTCTATTAATCGGTATGAATATGCCTGCTACCATTCCAGTATGGATTCCAATGGTTGGTGGTGTATTTGCAATTATCGTAGTAAAACAGTTATATGGTGGACTTGGACAAAACTTTATGAATCCTGCTCTTGCAGCTAGATGTTTCTTATCCATCTGTTTTACTTCTCGTATGACAACATTTGCAGTAGATGCATTTACAAATTCAGGTACTTCAAGTAGAACATTATATTTATTTAACTATGGTTATGCTGGATTAGATGGCGTCAGCGGTGCAACTCCACTTGCAGCGATGAAAGCTTCCGAGGCAGCTCCAAGTTTACTTGATATGTTCTTTGGTTTCCATGGTGGTGTGATTGGTGAAACAAGTGCCATGATGCTTTTAATCGGTGCATGCTATTTATTATACCGTAGAATTATTTCCTTACGAATTCCATTGACATATATCGCAACATTTGCAGTATTTATAATTTTATTTAGCGGCAAAGGATTTGATGTAGAATATGTGTTAGCTCAGATTCTTGGTGGTGGATTAATATTAGGTGCTTTCTTTATGGCAACTGATTACGTGACCTGTCCAATTACGAAGTATGGTCAAATCCTCTTTGGTGTTTGTCTTGGCGCGTTAACCGGATTATTCCGTGTATTTGGTGGTTCCGCAGAGGGTGTATCTTACGCTATTATCTTCTGTAACTTATTGGTGCCGTTGATTGAAAAAATCACGATGCCAAGGGGCTTCGGAATGGGAGGTAAGAAACTTGCAAAATAA
- a CDS encoding methyl-accepting chemotaxis protein: protein MMKKKGNQEEFKVKRLKRQSKKEENIEKLYKLNKELKQEKEIRQDRYSKKREKKRIFGIRLRLALAFMVPIAFIIILGITSYNKASEAMLKSYEESSFQALKTTTNYFELAMQTVELRLNQLKGYENLKNYYSGTYKSDPITEMTTYKNLQVYIETTTYSDNVLANLYVFSKRGNNLSNYGSMDLSGAELVEAYLETEEGKRDEKENGAYSWSGKHQFVDEHFVQDKSKITIPYAFSVSSAFFGNGFKQIGYMVADIRLDLFQKKLSELELSENSIFVAISKDGYEVHSNEAEGVLIADKSFYTDALASSELSGTSYVDFNGEKHLFLYSKATKSGITVCGLVPYSYLISQAKAIRTSTVIYVLIAVVSALFIAVIMSTDMGSAINKIIVALKKASEGDLTVSVNCQRKDEFGMLADSANNMISNVKGLIDKAQKVKDTISLSTDEVSDSAKQLLIATQNISTSIEEIRQGIVQQAEDSEKCLRQSDELTTRVNQVSYNVTTIEKLTEDSKAVVQQGLVSIDILRDKSEETTKITNNIIGDIESLEAESESIGKIIGVINDIAEQTNLLSLNASIEAARAGDAGRGFAVVADEIRKLAEQSVRASGEIATIISSIQGKTKLTVTTVQKSENIVKSQGNALLNTIDLFQKIDASVGMIAKELTEITSGISGIKVAENTTLNAIESISAVSEETAASSEEVDSAANRQVESVSKLREATLHLEAETKELNEALNQFRI, encoded by the coding sequence ATGATGAAAAAGAAGGGGAATCAAGAAGAATTTAAGGTAAAGCGATTAAAAAGACAATCGAAGAAGGAAGAAAACATTGAGAAGTTATACAAGCTAAATAAAGAATTAAAGCAAGAGAAAGAAATTAGACAAGATAGGTATTCAAAGAAAAGGGAGAAAAAAAGGATCTTTGGAATTCGCTTAAGGTTAGCTTTGGCGTTTATGGTACCAATCGCCTTCATTATCATTCTAGGAATTACATCATATAATAAAGCGTCAGAAGCAATGTTAAAAAGCTATGAAGAATCATCCTTTCAAGCTCTTAAGACTACAACAAACTATTTCGAATTAGCAATGCAAACGGTAGAATTACGTTTAAATCAGCTAAAAGGCTATGAGAATTTAAAGAATTACTATTCTGGTACATATAAAAGTGATCCAATAACGGAGATGACTACATATAAGAATCTTCAAGTGTATATTGAAACAACGACGTATTCGGATAATGTTTTGGCTAACTTATACGTATTTAGCAAACGTGGTAATAACTTAAGTAACTACGGGAGCATGGATTTAAGTGGTGCAGAGTTGGTGGAGGCTTATCTTGAAACTGAAGAAGGAAAAAGAGATGAAAAAGAGAATGGAGCATATTCTTGGTCTGGCAAGCATCAGTTTGTCGATGAGCATTTTGTGCAGGATAAGAGTAAAATTACAATCCCATATGCTTTTTCCGTATCCTCAGCCTTTTTTGGGAATGGATTTAAACAAATCGGTTATATGGTAGCAGATATTAGGTTAGACTTATTTCAAAAGAAATTATCAGAGCTTGAACTATCTGAAAACTCTATCTTTGTAGCTATCTCAAAGGATGGTTATGAAGTGCATAGTAATGAGGCTGAGGGCGTTTTGATTGCTGACAAATCGTTTTATACCGATGCATTAGCAAGTTCAGAGCTAAGTGGAACTAGCTATGTAGACTTTAATGGTGAAAAGCACCTATTTTTATATTCGAAAGCTACGAAATCAGGAATTACCGTATGCGGGCTGGTTCCATACTCCTATTTGATATCACAAGCAAAGGCTATTAGAACATCAACTGTGATATATGTTCTTATAGCAGTGGTCAGTGCTTTGTTCATTGCAGTCATTATGTCAACCGATATGGGAAGTGCTATTAATAAAATTATTGTCGCACTAAAAAAGGCTTCGGAAGGAGACTTAACGGTATCTGTTAATTGCCAAAGAAAAGATGAATTTGGTATGTTAGCGGATAGCGCTAATAATATGATCTCTAATGTAAAAGGGCTTATTGATAAAGCACAGAAAGTAAAGGATACTATTTCATTATCTACGGATGAGGTATCGGATTCTGCAAAGCAGCTTTTAATAGCGACTCAGAATATTTCTACTTCGATTGAAGAAATTCGTCAAGGTATTGTACAACAAGCGGAAGATTCTGAAAAATGCCTTCGTCAATCAGACGAATTAACAACGAGAGTGAATCAGGTATCCTATAATGTTACAACGATTGAAAAACTGACAGAGGACTCTAAAGCGGTCGTACAGCAAGGATTAGTTTCCATTGACATTTTGCGAGATAAGTCAGAAGAAACAACTAAGATAACAAATAACATTATCGGGGATATCGAATCGTTAGAGGCAGAGAGCGAGTCCATTGGTAAGATTATTGGTGTTATTAATGATATTGCTGAGCAGACGAATTTGCTATCTTTGAACGCGTCAATTGAAGCAGCTAGAGCAGGGGATGCTGGTCGTGGATTTGCAGTCGTTGCAGATGAGATAAGAAAACTTGCAGAACAATCAGTCAGGGCATCTGGTGAGATAGCAACTATCATTAGTAGCATTCAAGGAAAAACGAAGCTTACCGTAACCACAGTTCAAAAGTCAGAGAATATTGTAAAATCTCAGGGAAATGCGTTATTAAATACCATCGATTTATTCCAGAAAATTGATGCATCAGTTGGTATGATTGCAAAAGAGCTTACTGAAATTACGTCTGGTATATCGGGGATTAAAGTTGCTGAAAATACTACATTAAATGCGATAGAGAGTATATCTGCGGTTTCGGAAGAAACAGCTGCATCCTCAGAAGAAGTAGATAGTGCGGCAAATCGCCAAGTAGAATCGGTATCGAAATTAAGAGAGGCAACTTTGCATTTAGAAGCAGAAACGAAAGAATTGAATGAAGCGTTGAATCAATTTCGTATATAA
- a CDS encoding MgtC/SapB family protein, whose protein sequence is MAMPELLTEVNVVSTTVRLLLALVCGGILGIERGRKKRPAGFRTYMLVCIGSTLVMITSQYICSLYQNSDPARMSAQVISGIGFLGAGTIIVTGRNRVMGLTTAAGLWASACIGLSIGIGFYSGAIIGCILIFFVMSVLHRLDERVISSVKIINLYVELSQMSDVGHLMRFAKEQDLKVNDVEFVRGKSASGLALTLTLKFPKCYTQIEIIELFSTIEGVTYMEVI, encoded by the coding sequence ATGGCCATGCCGGAGTTATTAACAGAAGTTAATGTAGTATCAACAACCGTCCGCCTGCTGTTAGCATTAGTTTGCGGTGGAATTCTTGGGATTGAACGAGGACGGAAAAAACGCCCGGCTGGTTTTCGAACTTATATGTTGGTCTGTATAGGATCAACCTTAGTAATGATTACGAGTCAATACATCTGTTCACTGTATCAAAATTCTGATCCTGCGCGTATGAGCGCGCAGGTTATCAGTGGTATCGGTTTTCTTGGTGCAGGGACAATTATCGTGACAGGTAGAAATAGAGTGATGGGGTTAACAACAGCTGCTGGACTTTGGGCATCAGCTTGTATTGGTCTTTCCATCGGTATTGGTTTTTATTCTGGTGCTATTATTGGTTGTATTCTCATTTTTTTTGTAATGTCAGTACTTCATCGATTAGACGAGCGTGTGATATCCTCTGTAAAGATTATTAATCTCTATGTAGAGTTATCACAAATGAGTGATGTCGGGCATCTTATGAGATTTGCAAAAGAGCAGGATTTAAAAGTAAATGATGTTGAATTTGTAAGAGGAAAATCAGCTTCAGGGCTAGCCTTAACACTTACGTTAAAATTTCCGAAGTGTTATACGCAGATCGAAATTATAGAGCTATTCAGTACAATTGAGGGAGTTACTTATATGGAAGTAATCTAA
- the spoIIID gene encoding sporulation transcriptional regulator SpoIIID, whose protein sequence is MKGSNLFKHKQIEERAAEIAAFIIENNATVRQTAKQFGISKSTVHKDVTERLLQVNPSLAERARVVLDLNKSERHIRGGLATKEKYLHKGKTVQGY, encoded by the coding sequence ATGAAAGGCTCCAATTTGTTTAAGCATAAACAAATCGAGGAACGTGCTGCTGAGATTGCTGCATTCATTATTGAAAACAATGCAACAGTCAGACAGACCGCAAAGCAGTTCGGTATCTCTAAGTCGACGGTACATAAGGATGTTACCGAGCGTTTGTTACAAGTAAATCCTTCTCTGGCAGAGCGAGCACGTGTCGTTTTGGATTTGAATAAGTCAGAGAGACATATCAGAGGTGGATTGGCTACCAAGGAGAAGTACCTACATAAAGGAAAGACAGTGCAAGGATATTAA
- a CDS encoding DUF5685 family protein — MFGYIGIHKPELKMKEYYKYRAYYCGLCQVLKERYGRFGQMTLTYDMTFLIILLTSLYESKVTEEQHRCLAHPTKKHWMLRNEITEYAADMNIALTYHKFLDDWNDEKSLVGLSASKLFVRKYHKIEKKYPEKCQMIAECLAKLQKYEKENVTDLDKIAKSFADLMGEMFVYRKDEWEDTLRRLGFFLGKYIYLLDAYEDVKEDIRKDNYNPLKEKIGEPSFEEEYRQILIMMMSECSKEFERLPLILDVELLRNILYAGVWKKYDEQGTKSCNKKAIDEEGKGI, encoded by the coding sequence ATGTTTGGTTATATAGGAATACATAAGCCGGAACTTAAAATGAAGGAATACTATAAATACCGTGCATACTATTGTGGCCTATGTCAAGTTCTAAAAGAACGCTATGGACGTTTTGGACAGATGACACTGACTTATGATATGACATTTTTAATTATACTCTTAACTTCCTTGTATGAAAGCAAAGTGACAGAGGAACAGCATCGATGCCTTGCACATCCAACGAAAAAACATTGGATGCTTCGCAATGAAATAACGGAGTATGCAGCCGATATGAATATTGCGTTAACTTATCACAAATTTCTAGATGATTGGAACGATGAGAAAAGCTTGGTAGGGCTTAGCGCAAGCAAGCTATTCGTTAGAAAATATCACAAAATAGAGAAGAAGTATCCTGAAAAATGCCAGATGATTGCGGAGTGCTTGGCAAAGTTACAAAAATATGAAAAAGAAAATGTTACTGACCTTGATAAGATAGCAAAATCGTTCGCTGATTTGATGGGAGAGATGTTTGTCTACCGTAAGGATGAGTGGGAGGACACGTTAAGAAGGCTAGGTTTCTTTCTCGGAAAATACATCTATTTATTAGATGCTTATGAGGATGTTAAGGAAGATATAAGAAAAGATAATTATAATCCATTAAAGGAGAAGATAGGCGAACCTTCCTTTGAGGAGGAATATCGACAAATATTAATCATGATGATGTCCGAATGCTCCAAGGAATTTGAAAGGCTGCCATTAATCCTTGATGTCGAACTGTTAAGAAACATACTATATGCGGGGGTATGGAAGAAGTACGACGAACAAGGTACAAAGAGTTGTAACAAGAAAGCAATTGACGAAGAAGGGAAAGGAATATAG
- the tig gene encoding trigger factor yields the protein MKKKALLLGLCGCLMLSVVACSKKSSGGVDVTLGQYKGIEVTVEPVEITEEQVNQQLDNFNKQKGKDVKITDRTDVRNGDTVNIDYVGKVDGKEFDGGKGEGYNLEIGSNSFIDGFESGLIGKNVGETADVPVTFPNPYDSNPDLAGKDAVFTVTVNYLTDGNKEPLTDEVVKQNSDYETIDAYKDYIKTALTESAEQQAQTQKEIDIIQKAIDNTTFKNLEQKEYDAEETDMRAYYTSVASQYGVDLKTYILYFFGMSEEQFNTEIKKAAEFNVKQRLMLDEVVKTEKLDITDEEYTDKVTEYTEQNNYKTVEEFEEAYKGKENVKIALLREKALDFVINAAVVK from the coding sequence ATGAAGAAGAAAGCATTATTACTTGGGCTTTGTGGATGTCTTATGCTATCAGTGGTAGCATGTAGCAAGAAAAGCAGCGGCGGTGTTGATGTAACATTAGGGCAATACAAAGGAATAGAAGTTACGGTAGAGCCTGTTGAGATTACAGAAGAGCAAGTTAATCAACAATTAGATAATTTTAATAAACAAAAAGGTAAGGACGTTAAGATAACAGATAGAACCGATGTACGTAATGGTGATACGGTAAACATTGATTACGTTGGTAAGGTTGATGGTAAGGAATTTGATGGCGGAAAGGGTGAAGGTTACAATTTAGAAATTGGATCCAATTCTTTCATTGATGGATTTGAGTCTGGCTTAATCGGTAAGAATGTTGGCGAAACTGCTGATGTCCCTGTAACATTTCCTAATCCATATGATAGTAACCCTGACTTAGCTGGAAAGGATGCAGTATTTACTGTTACAGTTAATTACCTAACAGATGGTAATAAAGAGCCTTTAACAGATGAGGTAGTAAAACAGAATTCAGATTATGAGACAATCGATGCTTATAAGGATTATATTAAGACAGCATTAACTGAAAGTGCAGAGCAACAAGCACAAACACAGAAAGAAATTGACATTATTCAAAAGGCAATTGATAACACTACCTTTAAGAACTTAGAGCAGAAAGAGTATGATGCGGAAGAAACAGATATGAGAGCTTATTATACAAGCGTAGCTTCTCAGTATGGTGTTGATTTAAAGACTTATATTCTTTACTTCTTTGGTATGTCAGAAGAACAATTTAATACTGAAATCAAAAAAGCAGCAGAGTTTAATGTAAAACAAAGACTTATGTTAGATGAAGTTGTAAAGACTGAGAAATTAGATATTACAGACGAAGAATATACAGATAAAGTAACAGAATATACAGAGCAGAATAACTATAAAACTGTTGAAGAATTTGAAGAAGCATACAAAGGCAAGGAAAATGTTAAGATTGCTTTATTAAGAGAAAAGGCACTTGATTTTGTAATTAATGCTGCTGTTGTAAAATAA
- the rsxC gene encoding electron transport complex subunit RsxC translates to MAAGTFKGGIHPYEGKELTKDKPTTLLLPKGDLVYPMSQHIGNPAKPIVAKGDKVLVGQKIGEADGVVSACIISSVSGTVKAVEPRLNVAGTMVESIVVENDNAYTQVEGFGVERDYETLKKEQIRSIIKEAGIVGMGGAGFPTHIKLTPKDDSAIDYLIINGSECEPYLTSDYRMMLEETNRLIKGIKITLRLFENAKAIIAVEDNKPEAISMLTHALRNENRIELKVIKTKYPQGAERVLIYAITGRKMNSTMLPSDIGCIVNNVDTMISVCRAVAENTPLIKRVVTVSGDAVKNQGNFIVLTGTNYSELVEAVGGFSAKPAKLISGGPMMGLALYSLDIPVTKTSSALLAFASDEVADMEEGPCIRCGRCVEVCPGRIVPQKLMEFAERFDDKGFEGLNGMECCECGCCSYICPAGRHLTQAFKQSKRSILNERKK, encoded by the coding sequence ATGGCAGCAGGAACATTCAAAGGCGGCATTCATCCTTATGAAGGAAAAGAGCTAACGAAGGATAAACCAACCACTTTATTGCTACCAAAAGGAGATCTTGTGTATCCAATGTCTCAACACATTGGTAATCCAGCAAAACCTATTGTTGCAAAAGGCGACAAAGTTTTAGTAGGTCAAAAAATTGGTGAAGCAGATGGAGTAGTTTCCGCCTGCATCATTAGCTCTGTATCTGGTACAGTAAAAGCTGTTGAACCAAGATTAAATGTGGCAGGCACTATGGTGGAATCCATTGTTGTGGAAAATGATAACGCTTATACTCAGGTAGAAGGATTCGGAGTAGAGAGAGATTACGAGACTCTTAAAAAGGAACAAATTCGTTCTATTATTAAGGAAGCTGGTATTGTAGGTATGGGAGGTGCTGGTTTCCCAACACACATCAAGCTAACCCCAAAGGATGATAGCGCGATTGATTATTTAATCATTAATGGTTCTGAGTGTGAACCTTATCTAACTAGTGATTATCGCATGATGTTAGAAGAGACAAATCGCTTAATTAAAGGTATTAAGATTACACTTCGTTTATTTGAAAATGCAAAGGCTATTATTGCAGTAGAGGATAACAAACCAGAAGCAATTAGTATGCTTACACATGCATTAAGAAATGAGAACAGAATTGAATTAAAAGTTATTAAAACAAAATATCCTCAAGGTGCGGAACGTGTGCTAATTTATGCAATAACGGGACGCAAAATGAATTCTACTATGCTACCATCGGATATTGGATGTATCGTAAATAATGTAGATACGATGATTTCAGTTTGTAGAGCAGTAGCAGAGAATACACCTCTTATTAAAAGAGTCGTAACAGTATCTGGAGATGCTGTGAAAAATCAAGGGAACTTTATCGTATTAACTGGTACTAATTATAGTGAACTCGTAGAAGCTGTAGGAGGATTTAGTGCAAAACCTGCGAAGCTGATTTCTGGTGGACCTATGATGGGACTTGCTCTTTACTCCTTAGATATACCAGTTACGAAGACCTCTAGTGCACTATTAGCATTTGCTTCAGATGAAGTAGCGGATATGGAGGAGGGACCATGTATCCGTTGTGGACGTTGTGTGGAAGTTTGCCCAGGTAGAATTGTTCCACAGAAATTAATGGAGTTTGCAGAGCGTTTTGATGATAAAGGCTTTGAAGGGTTAAATGGTATGGAATGTTGTGAATGTGGCTGTTGTTCTTATATCTGTCCAGCAGGACGTCATTTAACACAGGCTTTTAAGCAGTCTAAGAGAAGTATTCTTAACGAACGCAAGAAGTAA
- a CDS encoding superoxide dismutase, producing the protein MSQNNQTYPFPLLPLPYARDALSPNISEYTLYFHHEKHLKTYVDNLNKALKDYPEFQSWNLEELIVHNNLLPSAIQIPVQHNAGGVYNHNLYFYSMKSPSKPSMPPAQNTSQVTGNDFLNLINQTFGNFNEFKAKMKEAALQVFGSGYAWLVSNSRGELSIVTTANQDTPLTLGLIPLLPIDVWEHAYYLDYQNRRNDYIDEWFDLINWDFVYYLYNRQFQIY; encoded by the coding sequence ATGAGTCAAAACAATCAAACTTATCCATTTCCATTGCTTCCGCTGCCATATGCACGCGATGCTCTTTCTCCAAACATAAGTGAATATACTCTCTATTTTCATCATGAAAAACACCTTAAGACCTATGTCGATAATCTCAATAAAGCACTTAAAGATTATCCAGAATTTCAATCATGGAATCTTGAGGAATTAATTGTTCATAACAATCTTCTTCCATCCGCAATTCAAATACCAGTACAACATAACGCAGGCGGAGTATACAATCATAATCTATACTTTTACTCCATGAAATCTCCAAGTAAACCATCCATGCCACCAGCACAAAATACCAGCCAAGTAACAGGAAATGATTTTCTAAATCTAATTAACCAAACCTTTGGCAATTTTAATGAATTTAAAGCCAAAATGAAGGAAGCTGCATTACAAGTTTTTGGTTCTGGTTATGCCTGGCTTGTGTCTAATTCGCGTGGTGAATTATCAATCGTTACAACTGCGAATCAAGATACACCGCTTACTTTAGGTCTCATTCCACTTCTTCCAATTGACGTCTGGGAACATGCATACTATCTTGATTACCAAAATAGGCGTAACGATTATATCGACGAATGGTTTGATCTTATCAATTGGGATTTCGTATATTATCTCTACAATCGTCAGTTTCAAATTTATTAG
- a CDS encoding J domain-containing protein translates to MTQDPYQVLGISRTATDDEVKKAYRELSRKYHPDSYINNPLSDLAEEKFKEVQEAYDTIMNERQNGGYSTFNGNFSGQSYGNQTYSEDGVLADVASKINGRRFSEALSLLSGISNRTARWYYYSAIANLGVGNNVLAADHARTAVSMEPNNSEYINLLNQLQWGSRRYTQTGSGYGRGMDAGDMCCNLCIADACCECMGGDLCTCI, encoded by the coding sequence ATGACACAAGATCCATATCAGGTACTTGGGATAAGCAGAACAGCTACCGATGACGAGGTAAAAAAAGCTTATCGTGAATTAAGTAGAAAATATCATCCAGATTCTTATATAAATAATCCTCTATCTGATTTAGCAGAAGAGAAATTTAAGGAAGTACAGGAAGCATACGACACCATTATGAATGAACGTCAAAATGGTGGTTATTCCACATTTAACGGTAATTTCAGTGGGCAATCCTATGGAAACCAGACATATTCTGAAGATGGTGTCCTTGCTGATGTCGCTTCCAAAATTAATGGACGTCGCTTTAGTGAAGCCCTTAGCCTACTCTCAGGCATTAGTAATCGTACTGCCAGATGGTATTATTATAGCGCAATTGCTAATCTTGGTGTTGGTAATAATGTACTTGCAGCGGATCATGCGAGAACTGCGGTTTCAATGGAACCAAATAATTCTGAGTATATTAATCTATTGAATCAGTTACAGTGGGGAAGCCGAAGATATACGCAAACCGGATCTGGTTATGGTCGTGGTATGGATGCAGGCGATATGTGCTGTAACTTATGTATTGCAGATGCTTGCTGCGAATGTATGGGAGGCGATTTGTGCACATGCATCTAA
- a CDS encoding glycoside hydrolase family 88/105 protein: MDMIVKYINELLDKSTPEVPMWNIEKIKSGEKSEWNYIDGCMIKAVLEMYAITKEEKYLKFADDFIDYRVDEEGNISGYEVEKFNIDDVNAGKTLFELYDLTGKEKYRKAIDIIYKQVKTQPRTREGNFWHKLIYPQQVWLDGLYMGQPFYMEYETRFNNKKNYEDIFHQFFNVYEMLRDEKTGLYYHAFDSSREMFWCDKETGLSKHFWLRALGWYAMALLDTLDKCEPTGYEKEYERLKQIFIEYMETILKYQDESGMWYQIPDMGGRERNYLETSGSSIMAYALLKGVRLGFLPESYRENAKKAMDGICEKYLHTEEGKMSLGGICLVAGLGGKQMRDGTYDYYMSEPIVKDDAKGVGPFLLAYTELLRLQK; the protein is encoded by the coding sequence ATGGATATGATTGTAAAGTACATTAATGAGTTACTTGATAAGAGTACACCAGAAGTACCGATGTGGAACATAGAAAAAATTAAGAGCGGCGAAAAATCAGAATGGAACTACATTGACGGTTGTATGATTAAGGCTGTTCTTGAGATGTACGCAATAACAAAAGAAGAGAAGTACCTAAAATTTGCAGATGATTTTATTGATTATCGTGTGGATGAGGAAGGTAATATTTCCGGGTATGAAGTGGAAAAGTTCAACATTGACGATGTAAATGCAGGTAAAACATTATTTGAACTTTATGATTTAACTGGGAAAGAAAAGTACCGCAAAGCAATTGATATCATTTATAAGCAAGTAAAAACACAGCCAAGAACTAGAGAAGGTAACTTTTGGCATAAACTAATTTATCCTCAACAGGTATGGTTGGATGGTTTATATATGGGTCAGCCATTTTACATGGAATATGAGACTCGTTTTAATAATAAAAAGAACTATGAGGATATCTTTCATCAGTTCTTTAATGTATATGAGATGTTAAGAGATGAAAAGACTGGTTTATATTATCATGCATTTGACTCTTCAAGAGAAATGTTCTGGTGTGACAAAGAAACAGGATTATCCAAGCATTTTTGGTTAAGAGCTCTTGGCTGGTATGCGATGGCACTCTTAGATACTTTAGATAAGTGCGAGCCAACTGGTTATGAGAAAGAGTATGAAAGATTAAAGCAAATCTTTATTGAATATATGGAAACAATTTTAAAATATCAGGATGAAAGCGGTATGTGGTATCAGATTCCTGATATGGGTGGACGTGAGCGCAACTACCTTGAGACAAGCGGAAGTTCTATCATGGCATACGCATTACTAAAGGGTGTACGTCTTGGTTTCTTACCAGAGAGCTATCGTGAGAATGCAAAGAAGGCAATGGACGGTATCTGTGAGAAATACCTTCATACAGAAGAAGGCAAGATGAGCCTTGGAGGAATTTGTCTTGTGGCTGGTCTTGGCGGTAAGCAAATGAGAGACGGTACTTATGATTATTACATGTCGGAGCCTATTGTAAAAGACGACGCTAAGGGTGTTGGACCATTCCTATTAGCATATACAGAATTACTTCGTCTTCAGAAATAA
- a CDS encoding arsenate reductase family protein, with protein MSYQYLEYPKCTTCIKARKWLEKNQIAFESRDITVNNPTKEELKLWHEKSGLTLTKFFNTSGLLYREQNLKEKVKVMTVEEMIEILSTNGMLVKRPILVGDDFILVGFKEDEWKKRLLPPVLKRY; from the coding sequence ATGAGTTATCAGTATTTAGAGTATCCGAAATGTACAACATGTATAAAAGCAAGAAAATGGTTAGAAAAAAATCAGATTGCTTTTGAATCAAGAGATATTACAGTAAATAATCCTACGAAGGAAGAACTAAAACTTTGGCATGAGAAAAGTGGATTGACACTTACTAAATTTTTTAATACCAGTGGACTTCTTTATCGAGAACAAAACCTAAAAGAAAAGGTTAAAGTAATGACAGTTGAGGAAATGATTGAAATATTATCTACCAACGGCATGTTAGTAAAACGACCAATTTTAGTTGGCGATGACTTTATACTTGTTGGATTTAAAGAAGATGAATGGAAGAAGAGATTGCTTCCACCAGTTTTGAAAAGGTATTAG